The following proteins are encoded in a genomic region of Ananas comosus cultivar F153 linkage group 25, ASM154086v1, whole genome shotgun sequence:
- the LOC109729074 gene encoding protein MCM10 homolog isoform X2 has product MAEDDEGDLDLLLSLKDDRVLETPPGSPSSHPPPPPPLIPPDDASPTRSRPSDMSIFRNAVKDYLDTNPTPPSVAAAAAAAAVATSRTRKQRKVDEMAVEKFSGLRIRNQLISPMEISNRFSDIRFVRLATIRNSLSGDSLSGCWATVGVLLDKGSPRVSSAGKSYAIWKMGCLDESDVSVFLFGDSYTQYCNEGVGAVFALFNSAVRRDTGGKGISLSVYSAGQMVKMGTSADYGLCRGKRKDGMPCTMAINKRQGAYCRFHISKASQKYSTGRAELKGNCMCLTSFSQKEFICNADKVTSSSQSQGIRFLTEVTANKESKVPNKGFAKPNQAKCSSEKRLLSSGGKAASKTAIPKKETEFKRMKTHHPSERKRTPHPSENLIELDIVSSDEEC; this is encoded by the exons ATGGCCGAGGACGACGAAGGCGACCTcgatctcctcctctccctcaaGGACGATAGGGTTTTGGAGACCCCACCCGGATCCCCCTCCTctcaccctcctcctcctcctcctcttattCCACCAG ACGATGCGTCGCCGACGAGGTCTCGCCCCTCCGACATGTCGATCTTTCGCAATGCCGTCAAAGATTACCTCGACACCAACCCCACCCCCCCCTCCGTCGCagccgctgccgctgctgcaGCTGTTGCTACATCCAGAACGCGCAAGCAGAGGAAGGTCGATGAAATGGCGGTTGAGAAGTTTTCGGGGCTTCGGATCAG GAATCAGCTCATTTCTCCAATGGAGATCAGTAATCGCTTCTCCGACATCCGATTCGTCCGACTCGCCACAATCAG GAATTCGCTCTCGGGCGATAGCCTTTCCGGTTGTTGGGCTACAGTAGGAGTATTGCTTGACAAGGGATCTCCTAGAGTTAGTTCAGCTGGGAAAAGCTACGCCATTTGGAAAATGGGCTGTTTGGATGAATCAGATGTCTCCGTCTTCTTATTCGGCGATTCGTACACACAGTATTGTAATGAAGGTGTAGGGGCGGTGTTTGCGCTTTTTAATTCCGCAGTCCGCAGGGATACTGGG GGCAAAGGGATTTCTTTGAGTGTGTATTCGGCCGGCCAAATGGTAAAGATGGGCACTTCTGCAGATTATGGTCTATGCAGAGGCAAAAGGAAAGATGGGATGCCTTGTACCATGGCCATAAACAA GCGTCAAGGAGCATATTGCAGATTTCACATATCG AAAGCTTCCCAAAAGTACTCTACTGGTCGAGCGGAGCTCAAGG GAAATTGCATGTGTCTTACAAGCTTCAGTCAGAAGGAATTTATATG TAATGCAGATAAGGTGACCAGTAGTAGCCAGTCGCAAGGTATAAGGTTCCTCACAGAAGTCACAG CTAATAAGGAGTCAAAAGTTCCAAATAAAGGTTTTGCAAAGCCGAACCAGGCGAAGTGCAGCTCAGAGAAAAG GTTATTATCCTCGGGCGGTAAAGCAGCTTCTAAGACGGCTATACCAAAGAAAGAGACGGAGTTTAAAAGAATGAAAACTCATCATCCTTCTGAAAGAAAGAGAACTCCTCATCCTTCTGAAAATTTAATTGAGCTTGATATCGTTAGCTCAGATGAAGAATGTTGA
- the LOC109729074 gene encoding protein MCM10 homolog isoform X1, with amino-acid sequence MAEDDEGDLDLLLSLKDDRVLETPPGSPSSHPPPPPPLIPPDDASPTRSRPSDMSIFRNAVKDYLDTNPTPPSVAAAAAAAAVATSRTRKQRKVDEMAVEKFSGLRIRNQLISPMEISNRFSDIRFVRLATIRNSLSGDSLSGCWATVGVLLDKGSPRVSSAGKSYAIWKMGCLDESDVSVFLFGDSYTQYCNEGVGAVFALFNSAVRRDTGGKGISLSVYSAGQMVKMGTSADYGLCRGKRKDGMPCTMAINKRQGAYCRFHISKASQKYSTGRAELKGGKLHVSYKLQSEGIYMVDPLSNPSNLRKPMQRVKVMSVDGLKRALSNADKVTSSSQSQGIRFLTEVTANKESKVPNKGFAKPNQAKCSSEKRLLSSGGKAASKTAIPKKETEFKRMKTHHPSERKRTPHPSENLIELDIVSSDEEC; translated from the exons ATGGCCGAGGACGACGAAGGCGACCTcgatctcctcctctccctcaaGGACGATAGGGTTTTGGAGACCCCACCCGGATCCCCCTCCTctcaccctcctcctcctcctcctcttattCCACCAG ACGATGCGTCGCCGACGAGGTCTCGCCCCTCCGACATGTCGATCTTTCGCAATGCCGTCAAAGATTACCTCGACACCAACCCCACCCCCCCCTCCGTCGCagccgctgccgctgctgcaGCTGTTGCTACATCCAGAACGCGCAAGCAGAGGAAGGTCGATGAAATGGCGGTTGAGAAGTTTTCGGGGCTTCGGATCAG GAATCAGCTCATTTCTCCAATGGAGATCAGTAATCGCTTCTCCGACATCCGATTCGTCCGACTCGCCACAATCAG GAATTCGCTCTCGGGCGATAGCCTTTCCGGTTGTTGGGCTACAGTAGGAGTATTGCTTGACAAGGGATCTCCTAGAGTTAGTTCAGCTGGGAAAAGCTACGCCATTTGGAAAATGGGCTGTTTGGATGAATCAGATGTCTCCGTCTTCTTATTCGGCGATTCGTACACACAGTATTGTAATGAAGGTGTAGGGGCGGTGTTTGCGCTTTTTAATTCCGCAGTCCGCAGGGATACTGGG GGCAAAGGGATTTCTTTGAGTGTGTATTCGGCCGGCCAAATGGTAAAGATGGGCACTTCTGCAGATTATGGTCTATGCAGAGGCAAAAGGAAAGATGGGATGCCTTGTACCATGGCCATAAACAA GCGTCAAGGAGCATATTGCAGATTTCACATATCG AAAGCTTCCCAAAAGTACTCTACTGGTCGAGCGGAGCTCAAGGGTGG GAAATTGCATGTGTCTTACAAGCTTCAGTCAGAAGGAATTTATATGGTTGATCCTCTTTCCAATCCCTCTAATTTGAGGAAGCCTATGCAACGGGTGAAAGTAATGTCTGTGGATGGATTGAAAAGAGCTTTGAG TAATGCAGATAAGGTGACCAGTAGTAGCCAGTCGCAAGGTATAAGGTTCCTCACAGAAGTCACAG CTAATAAGGAGTCAAAAGTTCCAAATAAAGGTTTTGCAAAGCCGAACCAGGCGAAGTGCAGCTCAGAGAAAAG GTTATTATCCTCGGGCGGTAAAGCAGCTTCTAAGACGGCTATACCAAAGAAAGAGACGGAGTTTAAAAGAATGAAAACTCATCATCCTTCTGAAAGAAAGAGAACTCCTCATCCTTCTGAAAATTTAATTGAGCTTGATATCGTTAGCTCAGATGAAGAATGTTGA
- the LOC109729075 gene encoding rac-like GTP-binding protein 5, whose protein sequence is MSASRFVKCVTVGDGAVGKTCMLISYTSNTFPTDYVPTVFDNFSANVVVDGSIVNLGLWDTAGQEDYNRLRPLSYRGADVFLLAFSLISKASYENVSKKWIPELRHYAPGVPIILVGTKLDLRDDKQFFIDHPGAVPITTAQGEELRKLIGAPAYIECSSKTQQNVKAVFDAAIKVVLQPPKQKKKKSKAQKGCFIL, encoded by the exons atgagcGCGTCGAGGTTTGTGAAGTGCGTCACGGTGGGGGATGGCGCCGTGGGGAAAACCTGCATGCTTATTTCCTACACCAGCAACACTTTCCCCACG GATTACGTTCCAACGGTTTTTGACAATTTCAGTGCAAATGTGGTGGTTGATGGTAGCATTGTTAACTTAGGTTTATGGGATACAGCAG GGCAGGAGGATTACAACAGATTAAGACCATTGAGCTATCGTGGGGCTGATGTTTTTCTTCTTGCTTTCTCTCTTATCAGTAAAGCCAGCTATGAAAATGTTTCGAAGAAG TGGATTCCGGAATTGAGGCATTATGCGCCTGGTGTGCCTATAATTCTCGTCGGAACAAAGCTTG ATCTTCGGGATGATAAGCAGTTCTTTATAGATCACCCAGGTGCTGTTCCCATCACTACAGCTCAG GGCGAAGAGTTGAGGAAGCTGATAGGAGCTCCTGCCTACATCGAATGCAGCTCAAAGACCCAACAA AACGTCAAAGCTGTTTTTGATGCAGCTATTAAGGTGGTTCTTCAACCTCccaagcaaaagaaaaagaagagcaaGGCACAAAAGGGCTGCTTCATTTTGTGA
- the LOC109703466 gene encoding basic leucine zipper 19-like, with protein sequence MEENIGFSESDMFSTPINGEDPLLSCSMDSIFDEILKDTHHHVCTHTHTCNPPAPGPDLSHTHTCFHVHTKILSAPADRSAESAEKSSCPKKRLRGNRDAVKKYREKKKAHAASLEEEAAKLRALNQQLMNRLQGEAALVAEAARLRCLLVDIRGRIEGEIGSFPYQKPMRRGGELVSMHFVSPCDFCCDDQAYCGYPGMRLKNIEGSDVTMDGRGSGVCDVGSGRCRGSPSSGSKNLQKEK encoded by the coding sequence ATGGAGGAAAACATAGGCTTCTCTGAATCGGATATGTTCTCGACACCCATTAATGGCGAAGACCCCCTCCTTAGCTGCTCCATGGATAGCATCTTCGATGAGATCCTCAAAGACACCCACCACCACGTGTGCACCCACACCCACACGTGCAATCCCCCGGCCCCCGGCCCTGACCTCTCGCACACGCACACGTGCTTCCACGTGCACACGAAGATCCTGTCGGCGCCCGCTGATCGATCGGCTGAGTCCGCCGAGAAGAGCTCGTGTCCAAAGAAGCGGCTTCGCGGTAACAGGGATGCGGTGAAGAAGTAccgggagaagaagaaggcgcACGCCGCCTCTTTAGAGGAGGAGGCGGCCAAATTGAGGGCTTTGAATCAGCAGCTGATGAATCGGCTTCAGGGAGAAGCTGCGCTGGTGGCGGAAGCAGCGAGGCTTCGGTGCTTGCTCGTCGACATACGAGGAAGGATCGAAGGAGAGATTGGGTCGTTCCCGTACCAGAAGCCGATGAGGCGGGGCGGAGAATTGGTCTCTATGCACTTTGTGAGCCCTTGCGATTTCTGCTGCGACGATCAAGCGTACTGCGGTTATCCGGGGATGCGTCTGAAAAATATCGAGGGAAGTGATGTGACGATGGATGGTCGGGGATCGGGAGTTTGCGATGTTGGGAGTGGTCGATGCAGGGGGAGTCCAAGTTCCGGATCGAAGAACTTGCAAAAGGAAAAGTGA
- the LOC109703467 gene encoding SKP1-like protein 1A, which produces MGKSEILSTIALAPSSSSSSPSPSQTLASDRSSAAMARTITLKSSDAEVFEVEEAVAMESQTIKHMIEDDCAASVIPLPNVTSKILSKVIEYSKRHVDAAAAASAAAAAAAAVKQWDAEFVKVDQATLFDLILAANYLNIKGLLDLTCQTVADMIKGKTPEEIRKTFNIKNDFTPEEEEEVRRENQWAFE; this is translated from the exons ATGGGGAAGAGTGAGATTCTCTCAACGATCGCCCtagctccctcctcctcctcctcgtccccgTCTCCTTCCCAAACCCTAGCGAGCGATCGATCGAGCGCGGCAATGGCGAGGACGATCACCTTGAAGAGCTCGGACGCGGAGGTGTTCGAGGTGGAGGAGGCCGTGGCCATGGAGTCGCAGACGATCAAGCACATGATCGAGGACGATTGCGCCGCGAGCGTTATCCCCCTCCCCAACGTCACCTCCAAGATCCTCTCCAAGGTCATCGAGTACTCCAAGAGGCACGttgacgccgccgccgccgcctccgccgcggccgccgccgccgccgccgtcaaGCAGTGGGACGCCGAGTTCGTCAAGGTCGACCAGGCCACCCTCTTCGATCTCATCCTG GCTGCGAATTATCTCAACATCAAGGGTCTGCTGGATCTGACCTGCCAAACCGTGGCGGACATGATTAAGGGGAAAACCCCGGAAGAGATTCGCAAAACCTTCAACATCAAGAACGATTTCACCcccgaggaagaagaagaggtgcGGAGGGAGAACCAGTGGGCTTTTGAGTGA
- the LOC109729036 gene encoding uncharacterized protein LOC109729036: MERLISSSSLSSRTIPTLPKPRLLHLRPSLGARLSVPLLPRHGFKPLSSKQETPPPLLSPHASSSRVEGTKGRETYPCEESPGKGELAESFLRKVASSTVTIFLSALIIIIIQPILAPAAYASFQSVAKTSGTLVRTELLTSAWTGFFAGCLHTLSGPDHLAALAPLSIGRTRIESAVVGALWGCGHDAGQVIFGLLFLLLKDRLHIEVIRTWGTRVVGLTLLIIGAIGIREASEVPTPCVALENGECDVSMIEPLETTPSGKKKIGFATFATGIVHGLQPDALMMVLPALALPSRLAGAAFLGMFLVGTVVAMGSYTVFIGSCTQALKERIPRITEKLTWAASLIAISMGLGILVSQYFGFSLY, translated from the exons atggagAGGCttatctcctcctcctccctctcctcccgcACCATTCCCACCCTCCCCAAACCTCGCCTCCTCCATTTGCGCCCCTCTTTGGGAGCTCGATTGAGCGTCCCGCTCCTCCCTCGCCATGGATTCAAGCCCCTCTCCTCCAAGCAAGAGACCCCGCCGCCTCTTCTTTCGCCTCATGCTTCCTCTTCGCGCGTTGAAGGGACCAAGGGGAGAGAAACTTACCCGTGTGAGGAATCGCCTGGGAAAGGAGAATTGGCCGAGTCGTTCCTCCGAAAG GTTGCATCTTCTACAGTAACAATTTTTCTTTCTGCTTTGATCATAATCATCATACAACCAATCCTAGCTCCTGCAGCCTACGCATCATTTCAATCTGTTGCCAAGACAAGCGGAACGCTCGTCCGTACAGAGCTACTAACTAGCGCATGGACCGGGTTCTTCGCGGGCTGTCTACACACCCTATCGGGTCCGGACCATCTCGCTGCCTTGGCTCCCTTATCCATCGGTAGAACCCGAATCGAGAGTGCCGTAGTCGGGGCCCTCTGGGGCTGCGGCCATGATGCAGGCCAGGTGATCTTCGGCCTTTTGTTCCTCCTGCTAAAAGATCGTCTGCACATCGAGGTCATCCGCACATGGGGGACCCGCGTCGTaggcttaactcttttaataaTCGGTGCAATTGGGATTAGAGAGGCTTCTGAGGTTCCCACTCCATGCGTCGCCCTAGAAAACGGGGAGTGCGATGTTAGTATGATTGAGCCTTTAGAAACTACACCGAgtgggaagaagaagataggATTCGCCACTTTTGCTACGGGGATTGTGCATGGGTTGCAGCCGGATGCGCTTATGATGGTCTTGCCAGCACTCGCTCTTCCTTCGCGGTTGGCCGGTGCGGCGTTTCTGGGTATGTTTCTTGTCGGCACTGTGGTTGCTATGGGAAGTTATACTGTTTTTATTGGATCATGTACTCAGGCACTGAAAGAAAGGATTCCGAGGATAACGGAAAAGCTGACATGGGCCGCTTCCCTCATAGCAATATCCATGGGGCTCGGAATTCTTGTCAGCCAATATTTCGGTTTTAGCCTGTACTAA